In Brienomyrus brachyistius isolate T26 unplaced genomic scaffold, BBRACH_0.4 scaffold33, whole genome shotgun sequence, a genomic segment contains:
- the LOC125721419 gene encoding uncharacterized protein LOC125721419 isoform X3 has protein sequence MAGAEKCLQSSDISCSENKNYCYICGKPQSKISRHLKTHLTEVEVAEALSFPKRSKERKRLLEKIRNKGNYRHNSNVLEKGNGLLKVKRRPNKDCDSKQFVHCMYCKAMFGRKELWRHVRRCSSKPGSVSEHQGRTRVLGLAAMAESTSLQQISGGVWKLLSAMKQDDISSVVRNDFCILQLAQSFFNKHGNDPTKFEYIRQKLREIGRFLITLRSESSIYSLEEAIKPANFQHVIEAVKKVSGHDEEKNYYQRPSLALKLGHTLQKVCELIHCRGLMAEDEELIKSTETFRKLYTTKWSELISHRALSTMNEAKFNKPSTLPFTHDVQLLHKHLETTANAASENLKKTSSSQSYAELAKATLARVIIFNRRRAGEVSKMQLKSFQERENTLLHADVAVGLSKFEQKLCSHFSRVEIRGKRGRKVAVLLTPDMVDALTLLVNKRTECAVQDNCFLFARPKCQSHYRGQDCLRLYATQCGAQNPQHLRSTHLRKHVATLSQILNLKNNELDQVADFLGHDIRVHREYYRLPEATTQLAKISKLLLAMEKGCLPNFQGKSLDEIEIEDEINLTDGSDGTEPDSDTEDATLGTPRLNESQSIQPATEDNAGGSTDSISGL, from the exons ATGGCTGGAGCTGAGAAATGTCTTCAATCATCAGACATTTCTTGTTCTGAAAATAAGaattactgttacatttgtgggAAACCACAGTCAAAAATATCTCGTCATTTAAAAACCCATTTGACTGAAGTTGAAGTTGCAGAAGCACTGTCATTTCCAAAACGCTCAAAAGAACGCAAAAGACTACTAGAAAAAATTCGGAACAAGGGGAACTATCGGCATAATTCCAATGTATTAGAGAAAGGAAATgggttgcttaaagtaaaacgaAGGCCAAACAAAGATTGTGATTCAAAACAGTTTGTGCATTGTATGTACTGCAAAGCAATGTTTGGGCGTAAAGAACTATGGCGACATGTGAGAAGATGTTCCTCAAAGCCAGGTTCAGTAAGTGAACATCAGGGACGGACCAGAGTGTTGGGTTTGGCTGCCATGGCAGAGTCTACATCTTTGCAGCAGATATCTGGAGGAGTTTGGAAGCTCTTGAGTGCAATGAAGCAAGATGACATATCTTCTGTTGTACGCAATGACTTCTGCATTCTTCAGCTAGCGCAGTCATTCTTCAACAAACATGGAAATGACCCTACCAAGTTTGAATATATTCGTCAGAAGCTTCGAGAAATTGGGAGGTTTTTGATAACATTGCGCAGTGAGTCCTCTATATACAGCCTTGAGGAAGCTATAAAACCAGCTAATTTCCAGCATGTTATTGAAGCTGTGAAGAAAGTGTCAGGTCATGACGAAGAAAAAAACTACTACCAAAGGCCAAGCCTAGCATTGAAATTGGGCCACACATTGCAAAAGGTCTGCGAGCTCATCCACTGCAGAGGTCTAATGGCAGAAGATGAAGAGTTAATTAAGTCaactgagacattcagaaagctATATACCACCAAGTGGTCTGAGCTAATATCACACAGGGCTTTAAGCACAATGAATGAAGCAAAATTCAATAAACCGTCAACACTGCCTTTCACTCATGATGTTCAGCTCCTTCATAAACACCTGGAAACTACTGCCAATGCAGCATCTGAAAACCTGAAAAAAACATCATCATCACAAAGTTATGCAGAACTTGCAAAAGCTACCCTTGCAAGGGTAATTATTTTCAATCGTAGGCGTGCCGGTGAAGTATCTAAAATGCAGCTCAAAAGCTTCCAGGAAAGAGAGAACACACTACTTCACGCAGATGTTGCAGTAGGTCTTTCCAAATTTGAGCAGAAACTCTGTAGTCATTTTAGTAGAGTTGAAATCAGAGGTAAAAGAGGTCGAAAGGTTGCTGTCCTCCTCACACCAGATATGGTAGATGCCCTAACACTTCTGGTGAATAAAAGAACAGAGTGTGCGGTTCAGGATAACTGCTTCTTGTTTGCTAGACCCAAATGCCAGAGTCATTACAGAGGTCAAGATTGCTTGCGGCTCTATGCAACTCAGTGTGGTGCTCAAAATCCACAACATCTCAGGTCAACACATTTGCGCAAACACGTGGCCACTCTATCACAAATTCTTAATTTGAAAAACAATGAATTAGATCAAGTTGCTGACTTCTTGGGGCACGATATTCGTGTACACCGTGAGTATTACAGGCTTCCAGAAGCGACAACTCAGCTGGCAAAAATATCCAAACTTCTGCTTGCTATGGAAAAAGGGTGTCTCCCTAACTTTCAAGGCAAATCACTCGATGAAATTGAAATTGAAG atgagatcaacttaactgatggcAGTGATGGAACTGAACCTGACAGTGATACAGAGGATGCTACCTTGGGCACACCAAGACTGAATG AAAGTCAAAGCATTCAGCCAGCTACAGAAGATAATGCTGGAGGCTCAACAGATTCCATCAGTG GTCTCTAG
- the LOC125721419 gene encoding uncharacterized protein LOC125721419 isoform X1: MAGAEKCLQSSDISCSENKNYCYICGKPQSKISRHLKTHLTEVEVAEALSFPKRSKERKRLLEKIRNKGNYRHNSNVLEKGNGLLKVKRRPNKDCDSKQFVHCMYCKAMFGRKELWRHVRRCSSKPGSVSEHQGRTRVLGLAAMAESTSLQQISGGVWKLLSAMKQDDISSVVRNDFCILQLAQSFFNKHGNDPTKFEYIRQKLREIGRFLITLRSESSIYSLEEAIKPANFQHVIEAVKKVSGHDEEKNYYQRPSLALKLGHTLQKVCELIHCRGLMAEDEELIKSTETFRKLYTTKWSELISHRALSTMNEAKFNKPSTLPFTHDVQLLHKHLETTANAASENLKKTSSSQSYAELAKATLARVIIFNRRRAGEVSKMQLKSFQERENTLLHADVAVGLSKFEQKLCSHFSRVEIRGKRGRKVAVLLTPDMVDALTLLVNKRTECAVQDNCFLFARPKCQSHYRGQDCLRLYATQCGAQNPQHLRSTHLRKHVATLSQILNLKNNELDQVADFLGHDIRVHREYYRLPEATTQLAKISKLLLAMEKGCLPNFQGKSLDEIEIEDEINLTDGSDGTEPDSDTEDATLGTPRLNESQSIQPATEDNAGGSTDSISGNFQYNSDFFMERSLITETISLSTAKWYIWLALWHILHVAIDSDAFGTCGNMNGVPQSHL; encoded by the exons ATGGCTGGAGCTGAGAAATGTCTTCAATCATCAGACATTTCTTGTTCTGAAAATAAGaattactgttacatttgtgggAAACCACAGTCAAAAATATCTCGTCATTTAAAAACCCATTTGACTGAAGTTGAAGTTGCAGAAGCACTGTCATTTCCAAAACGCTCAAAAGAACGCAAAAGACTACTAGAAAAAATTCGGAACAAGGGGAACTATCGGCATAATTCCAATGTATTAGAGAAAGGAAATgggttgcttaaagtaaaacgaAGGCCAAACAAAGATTGTGATTCAAAACAGTTTGTGCATTGTATGTACTGCAAAGCAATGTTTGGGCGTAAAGAACTATGGCGACATGTGAGAAGATGTTCCTCAAAGCCAGGTTCAGTAAGTGAACATCAGGGACGGACCAGAGTGTTGGGTTTGGCTGCCATGGCAGAGTCTACATCTTTGCAGCAGATATCTGGAGGAGTTTGGAAGCTCTTGAGTGCAATGAAGCAAGATGACATATCTTCTGTTGTACGCAATGACTTCTGCATTCTTCAGCTAGCGCAGTCATTCTTCAACAAACATGGAAATGACCCTACCAAGTTTGAATATATTCGTCAGAAGCTTCGAGAAATTGGGAGGTTTTTGATAACATTGCGCAGTGAGTCCTCTATATACAGCCTTGAGGAAGCTATAAAACCAGCTAATTTCCAGCATGTTATTGAAGCTGTGAAGAAAGTGTCAGGTCATGACGAAGAAAAAAACTACTACCAAAGGCCAAGCCTAGCATTGAAATTGGGCCACACATTGCAAAAGGTCTGCGAGCTCATCCACTGCAGAGGTCTAATGGCAGAAGATGAAGAGTTAATTAAGTCaactgagacattcagaaagctATATACCACCAAGTGGTCTGAGCTAATATCACACAGGGCTTTAAGCACAATGAATGAAGCAAAATTCAATAAACCGTCAACACTGCCTTTCACTCATGATGTTCAGCTCCTTCATAAACACCTGGAAACTACTGCCAATGCAGCATCTGAAAACCTGAAAAAAACATCATCATCACAAAGTTATGCAGAACTTGCAAAAGCTACCCTTGCAAGGGTAATTATTTTCAATCGTAGGCGTGCCGGTGAAGTATCTAAAATGCAGCTCAAAAGCTTCCAGGAAAGAGAGAACACACTACTTCACGCAGATGTTGCAGTAGGTCTTTCCAAATTTGAGCAGAAACTCTGTAGTCATTTTAGTAGAGTTGAAATCAGAGGTAAAAGAGGTCGAAAGGTTGCTGTCCTCCTCACACCAGATATGGTAGATGCCCTAACACTTCTGGTGAATAAAAGAACAGAGTGTGCGGTTCAGGATAACTGCTTCTTGTTTGCTAGACCCAAATGCCAGAGTCATTACAGAGGTCAAGATTGCTTGCGGCTCTATGCAACTCAGTGTGGTGCTCAAAATCCACAACATCTCAGGTCAACACATTTGCGCAAACACGTGGCCACTCTATCACAAATTCTTAATTTGAAAAACAATGAATTAGATCAAGTTGCTGACTTCTTGGGGCACGATATTCGTGTACACCGTGAGTATTACAGGCTTCCAGAAGCGACAACTCAGCTGGCAAAAATATCCAAACTTCTGCTTGCTATGGAAAAAGGGTGTCTCCCTAACTTTCAAGGCAAATCACTCGATGAAATTGAAATTGAAG atgagatcaacttaactgatggcAGTGATGGAACTGAACCTGACAGTGATACAGAGGATGCTACCTTGGGCACACCAAGACTGAATG AAAGTCAAAGCATTCAGCCAGCTACAGAAGATAATGCTGGAGGCTCAACAGATTCCATCAGTGGTAACTTTCAGTATAATTCCGATTTTTTTATGGAAAGAAGCTTGATTACCGAGACAATAAGTTTGTCCACTGCTAAGTGGTATATTTGGCTGGCGTTGTGGCACATCTTACACGTTGCCATAGATTCTGATGCTTTTGGGACTTGTGGCAACATGAATGGTGTTCCCCAAAGCCATTTGTAG
- the LOC125721419 gene encoding uncharacterized protein LOC125721419 isoform X2 — translation MAGAEKCLQSSDISCSENKNYCYICGKPQSKISRHLKTHLTEVEVAEALSFPKRSKERKRLLEKIRNKGNYRHNSNVLEKGNGLLKVKRRPNKDCDSKQFVHCMYCKAMFGRKELWRHVRRCSSKPGSVSEHQGRTRVLGLAAMAESTSLQQISGGVWKLLSAMKQDDISSVVRNDFCILQLAQSFFNKHGNDPTKFEYIRQKLREIGRFLITLRSESSIYSLEEAIKPANFQHVIEAVKKVSGHDEEKNYYQRPSLALKLGHTLQKVCELIHCRGLMAEDEELIKSTETFRKLYTTKWSELISHRALSTMNEAKFNKPSTLPFTHDVQLLHKHLETTANAASENLKKTSSSQSYAELAKATLARVIIFNRRRAGEVSKMQLKSFQERENTLLHADVAVGLSKFEQKLCSHFSRVEIRGKRGRKVAVLLTPDMVDALTLLVNKRTECAVQDNCFLFARPKCQSHYRGQDCLRLYATQCGAQNPQHLRSTHLRKHVATLSQILNLKNNELDQVADFLGHDIRVHREYYRLPEATTQLAKISKLLLAMEKGCLPNFQGKSLDEIEIEDEINLTDGSDGTEPDSDTEDATLGTPRLNESQSIQPATEDNAGGSTDSISGFYSSN, via the exons ATGGCTGGAGCTGAGAAATGTCTTCAATCATCAGACATTTCTTGTTCTGAAAATAAGaattactgttacatttgtgggAAACCACAGTCAAAAATATCTCGTCATTTAAAAACCCATTTGACTGAAGTTGAAGTTGCAGAAGCACTGTCATTTCCAAAACGCTCAAAAGAACGCAAAAGACTACTAGAAAAAATTCGGAACAAGGGGAACTATCGGCATAATTCCAATGTATTAGAGAAAGGAAATgggttgcttaaagtaaaacgaAGGCCAAACAAAGATTGTGATTCAAAACAGTTTGTGCATTGTATGTACTGCAAAGCAATGTTTGGGCGTAAAGAACTATGGCGACATGTGAGAAGATGTTCCTCAAAGCCAGGTTCAGTAAGTGAACATCAGGGACGGACCAGAGTGTTGGGTTTGGCTGCCATGGCAGAGTCTACATCTTTGCAGCAGATATCTGGAGGAGTTTGGAAGCTCTTGAGTGCAATGAAGCAAGATGACATATCTTCTGTTGTACGCAATGACTTCTGCATTCTTCAGCTAGCGCAGTCATTCTTCAACAAACATGGAAATGACCCTACCAAGTTTGAATATATTCGTCAGAAGCTTCGAGAAATTGGGAGGTTTTTGATAACATTGCGCAGTGAGTCCTCTATATACAGCCTTGAGGAAGCTATAAAACCAGCTAATTTCCAGCATGTTATTGAAGCTGTGAAGAAAGTGTCAGGTCATGACGAAGAAAAAAACTACTACCAAAGGCCAAGCCTAGCATTGAAATTGGGCCACACATTGCAAAAGGTCTGCGAGCTCATCCACTGCAGAGGTCTAATGGCAGAAGATGAAGAGTTAATTAAGTCaactgagacattcagaaagctATATACCACCAAGTGGTCTGAGCTAATATCACACAGGGCTTTAAGCACAATGAATGAAGCAAAATTCAATAAACCGTCAACACTGCCTTTCACTCATGATGTTCAGCTCCTTCATAAACACCTGGAAACTACTGCCAATGCAGCATCTGAAAACCTGAAAAAAACATCATCATCACAAAGTTATGCAGAACTTGCAAAAGCTACCCTTGCAAGGGTAATTATTTTCAATCGTAGGCGTGCCGGTGAAGTATCTAAAATGCAGCTCAAAAGCTTCCAGGAAAGAGAGAACACACTACTTCACGCAGATGTTGCAGTAGGTCTTTCCAAATTTGAGCAGAAACTCTGTAGTCATTTTAGTAGAGTTGAAATCAGAGGTAAAAGAGGTCGAAAGGTTGCTGTCCTCCTCACACCAGATATGGTAGATGCCCTAACACTTCTGGTGAATAAAAGAACAGAGTGTGCGGTTCAGGATAACTGCTTCTTGTTTGCTAGACCCAAATGCCAGAGTCATTACAGAGGTCAAGATTGCTTGCGGCTCTATGCAACTCAGTGTGGTGCTCAAAATCCACAACATCTCAGGTCAACACATTTGCGCAAACACGTGGCCACTCTATCACAAATTCTTAATTTGAAAAACAATGAATTAGATCAAGTTGCTGACTTCTTGGGGCACGATATTCGTGTACACCGTGAGTATTACAGGCTTCCAGAAGCGACAACTCAGCTGGCAAAAATATCCAAACTTCTGCTTGCTATGGAAAAAGGGTGTCTCCCTAACTTTCAAGGCAAATCACTCGATGAAATTGAAATTGAAG atgagatcaacttaactgatggcAGTGATGGAACTGAACCTGACAGTGATACAGAGGATGCTACCTTGGGCACACCAAGACTGAATG AAAGTCAAAGCATTCAGCCAGCTACAGAAGATAATGCTGGAGGCTCAACAGATTCCATCAGTG GTTTTTACAGCAGCAATTAA